From Brassica oleracea var. oleracea cultivar TO1000 chromosome C3, BOL, whole genome shotgun sequence, a single genomic window includes:
- the LOC106331817 gene encoding guanine nucleotide-binding protein subunit gamma 2 produces the protein MMEAGSSNSSGQLSGRVVDTRGKHRIHAELKRLEQEARFLEEELEQLEKMDTASASCKEFLDSVESKPDPLLPETIGPVNATWDQWFEGPPEAKGCGCFIL, from the exons ATGATGGAAGCGGGTAGCTCCAATTCGTCGGGTCAACTTTCCGGGCGGGTCGTTGACACAAGAGGTAAACACAGGATCCACGCCGAACTCAAAAGGCTTGAACAAGAAGCTCGCTTCTTAGAG GAAGAGCTGGAGCAGCTTGAAAAGATGGATACTGCATCAGCTTCTTGCAAAGA GTTCTTAGACAGTGTTGAGAGCAAACCAGATCCTCTTCTTCCCGA AACAATAGGGCCAGTGAATGCAACATGGGATCAATGGTTCGAAGGTCCTCCCGAAGCAAAAGGATGTGGCTGCTTCATTCTTTAA